The Echeneis naucrates chromosome 23, fEcheNa1.1, whole genome shotgun sequence genome has a segment encoding these proteins:
- the fgf23 gene encoding fibroblast growth factor 23 → MDVNRRLGMRDTVLALLLAVLQGLPLGETIPNPSPLVGSNWGNPRRYVHLQTSTDLHNFYLEIRLDGTVRKTTVRSSFSVILLKAETRERIAILGVKSSRFLCMDLEGNPFSSPICLRDDCLFNHKLLENNRDVYYSSRTGILFNLEGSRQVFSLGQNLPQTSLFLPKKNTVPLERLLLHREKRNQLVDPTDPHNFYLGQTEEGSDSQAVPEDDADLEPEVELGDDGRNVSRETPLAPSTHDPWNVHSSNPASPRSSGIMG, encoded by the exons ATGGACGTCAACAGGAGACTGGGGATGAGGGACACTGTGCTGGCGCTCTTACTCGCCGTCCTCCAGGGACTTCCTCTCGGGGAGACGATCCCCAATCCATCCCCGCTGGTTGGATCCAACTGGGGGAACCCGCGGAGATACGTTCACCTGCAGACCTCCACAGACCTCCACAACTTCTACTTGGAGATCAGATTAGATGGCACCGTGCGTAAAACTACAGTGAGGAGTTCATTTA GTGTGATTTTACTGAAAGCTGAAACGAGGGAGCGCATCGCCATCCTCGGCGTCAAAAGCAGCCGTTTCCTGTGCATGGACTTGGAAGGAAACCCGTTCAGCTCT cctATCTGCCTGAGAGACGACTGTCTCTTCAACCACAAGCTCCTGGAGAACAACCGGGACGTGTACTACTCCAGCCGGACCGGGATCCTGTTCAACCTGGAGGGCTCCCGGCAGGTGTTCTCTCTGGGCCAGAACCTGCCGCAGACCTCCCTCTTCCTGCCCAAGAAGAACACGGTGCCGCTGGAGCGCCTCCTGTTGCACAGGGAGAAGAGGAACCAGCTGGTGGACCCCACCGACCCGCACAACTTCTACCTGGGCCAGACGGAGGAGGGCTCGGACTCCCAGGCCGTGCCGGAGGACGACGCGGACCTGGAGCCGGAGGTGGAGCTAGGGGACGACGGGCGCAACGTGTCCCGGGAGACGCCGCTGGCTCCGTCCACCCACGACCCGTGGAACGTGCACTCATCCAACCCAGCCAGCCCCCGGAGCTCCGGCATCATGGGCTGA
- the tigarb gene encoding fructose-2,6-bisphosphatase TIGAR B: MFTFSLTLIRHGETQYNREKLLQGQGVDTPLSERGAQQGEAAGQYLKDLTFNNVFTSNLQRAIQTAEIILKSNTHCSGLEMVLEPLLRERSFGIAEGRPKEDLKNMANAAGQSCREYTPPGGETLDHVKLRFKKFLKVLFKRMLDEHGSSWLDASAGASSVSDAANGMAAASADVTSGGSGDDGLQGLSAHVLVVSHGAYIRVAIRHLVEDLNCSLPRGVKMSQLFSPCPNTGISRFILTLSQTESGPVLSAARCVFTNRKDHLENLTAAE, from the exons ATGTTTACATTTAGTCTGACGCTCATACGACA TGGGGAAACGCAGTACAACAGAGAAAAGCTCCTGCAAG gTCAAGGTGTGGACACTCCTCTGTCAGAGAGAGGTGCACAACAGGGTGAGGCAGCGGGGCAATACCTGAAAGACCTCACattcaacaatgtatttacCAGTAACTTACAACGAGCCATACAG ACAGCTGAAATTATTCTGAAGAGCAACACTCACTGTTCTGGCTTAGAGATGGTTTTGGAACCATTACTCAGAGAAAGG AGTTTTGGCATCGCTGAAGGACGTCCTAAAGAGGATCTGAAGAACATGGCCAACGCCGCCGGCCAGTCATGTCGTGAATACACACCACCAGGAGGAGAGACCTTAGACCAC GTGAAACTGCGCTTCAAAAAGTTCCTTAAAGTCCTTTTTAAGCGAATGCTGGATGAGCATGGTTCTTCATGGCTGGATGCCTCTGCGGGAGCATCATCAGTCAGCGATGCTGCAAACGGGATGGCAGCTGCTTCTGCTGACGTAACCTCTGGTGGTAGTGGTGATGATGGTCTGCAGGGACTGTCTGCCCACGTGCTGGTCGTGAGCCACGGCGCCTACATCCGTGTAGCCATCAGGCACCTCGTAGAGGACTTAAACTGCTCGCTGCCGCGTGGGGTGAAGATGTCTCAGCTGTTTTCACCATGTCCAAACACCGGCATCAGCCGCTTTATTCTCACTTTGAGCCAGACTGAGTCTGGCCCGGTCCTCTCTGCTGCTCGATGTGTTTTCACCAACAGAAAGGACCATCTGGAAAACCTCACAGCTGCTGAATAG